tgttgAAATTAgtctttgatttaaaatttgcaacaaatgatattttttataatgtCATGGACGAACAGTTTCATCTTCTTATTGTTTCAAAAGGACGAAGAGTCGTTCATGGGATAATACAACAaaacttgtttgttttctattttggCGCAAATTTATTTAGGATTACAGCTAGAATTACAAAGTACATTCCATTTTAGCTTAAAGTTAAACTAATGACCCACACACAATGGTATAAAGGGAAACAAAATTAGAGGAGGTCCAAATAGCCAAATTATGCAAAATcccattgacaaaaaaattccaATATGATATAATGACTATACCAATTATTTAAAGTTAAATGGACCTCTTGTGGAGGTGGGAAACTTAATATGGACCTCACTAAATTACTAACTATTCCCAGTATGGTCTTAAGACTCTAAGCTCTACAGTAGAATGGATCCATCCTATTATAGAAAGATTTGGACATTGTGTTTGTAAAGCTGTTAAAAGAATTAGTATATTAGTAGTAGAAAGAGTTTGGCAGAAAAGTACTTCTTATACTGTGTAATGTTTCATTTGGTAAGGCATTGAAGTTTCTCACTTTGATCTTCAAAAGATGCGTCGTTGACTTGTTGGTGAAATGGAATTGGTCAAACATTCAAACTTTGACAAATTGGGAGCATTCGGAATTTGAAAAGTAGACCAACCTCTCCATTACAATAAAACATGTAACCAGGTCAATGGTGCTGTTCTCTAGCTCCACATtaatataaagaaagaagactcattgactctctctctctctctcacacacacagcTCATTTATAAAGAAACGTTTCTTGCACAATTCTATGTAAGAAAGAGAGAACAATAGTAACTTATGCAGGTTGTGAGAAGGAGGATCCCATCAGGAGAAGGCGTTGAGATGCCTGGAAGATCCGAGACAGACAGGGTCAGAAGGAGGAGTCATCATGGCTCAGGTCTTAGGGTTCGAGTAGCTTGCACGTGCTCTGGAAGGCCTGGCTCGACTAAGTGTGCACGACACGGGTTTGCTGTGCCAAGCGATGAGAGGCTTATGAGGAAGGCCAGTGACGGTAGCAAAGAAGTGTTAAGGAGAGCTTTAACGCCTCCGATCAGGCGGATGAATCTCCGGTGGTTGAACTTCCGACCAACACCTAGCCGGCTCTGTAAAATGTCTTCTGTTTGATATCATAAAACTgagaacttttttgttttgtttgaatgtaAATAAACTTCAAaggcttttctttttcttttcttgtaatgTTGGAAATCAAATAAGATTCAGACCCAATTGCAGAGATTTGAAACTTAGCACTCTGTTACGGGGACAAGATAAGTGTTAGAACATTTTTGGatacaaagaaggaaggaagaatcAAGTGGATGAGTTGTTGTTTTGAGCAGGCAAAATAAGGCGATCTTGGCCTTCGATTAGTTTTGCAGATTTGATTACATCTCCTGTCTTGATCTGCCCAAGAATATCTCTACCTGCTGTTGTGTATCTGTAGAATTTTGGagcaaacaacaaaaccatcaaTTCAAGTGCAACTTCAAGTTCTGCAATTTCGAGTAAGGAACGTTTTAAAGCCAATACCCGAAGACAGAGAACTGCCCTTCGTCAAAGGATAAACCTCCTAAGCCAGACTGCAAATTAAAAACAAGTTCAGAAGGAAGCTCCTTTGGCTTTAAAATGGGATCAAGCTAAGGAAGTTTTGGAGTGATGCATACGTTTCTTTTATCGTATAGGTAGAAGAAGAATTGGTAAGGAGAAGAGTAGTCCTCTGAGTTTTCGCTGTGAGCCATTGCAACAGCTCCATAAACCGATAAAGGAAGAACTGGTAACTCCCCATCCTTCCAAAGTCgaaatgcaaaaaaaacaaagtcagcTTTGCCGGTTTCTATTTGAGAGTAGAAGCATTTTTGTTATACCTGAACACTCAATGGGGTTCTGTAGAGAGGTTCGAACTGTCCAGAAGGCATTACTTCCAATGGAACACTAACACTCTCCACCTTACCACTCCCATCCTCTGTGATAACAGCTTGGTTCACCGTATTGAGTTTGACTCCATCATATGCACCGCTAGTTACCTGAAAATTCCGAGAAGCAAACAGTTTGTGCCACATGATTTCAAGATTTAAGAGTATAGTCTCTTCTTAGGTTCAAGATGTGTAGCTAACAAAGGTTAAAGTTAGAGTAAACTACCTTACCAGTTTTGCGAAATTCCCTGCTGTTAGGGGTGCTGAATATCCATCTATAACGATCTGAATCCATAATATAAGCAAAGCAGCGTCTCGTGAACGAACATCTCGAAAGATTGTGGAGCAAAATATAAGAACAgcaatttttctttgaaaacatTAAACTTTGATACCTGGATTGTAGCACTTTTTCTTTGATCACCCCCAGCTTCAGCTGAAAATGTCGAACCATCACCTTTCTCAATTGTCATTTCCACAGTTCCTCTACCTGCTAACCTATAGTTCCACAGAAGATCTGTTTTATTTGCAGCTAACAAGAGGAGTCTAACTCAGAGAAACAGAAATGGGACTCACTTGGGATAGTTTAAGTATTGCTGAGGAAGTAAAAATGACAATCCAGATGCCTGCAACAACAATTTCTAACATCAGCAACTAAATCTTGTGCTTATGTTTTTCAACATACCCAGAAGAGATGAGATGGGCCAGAAGAATTGCATGTACCTGTAATAACTCCAATTCCGCAACAGTATCTAGTGATGCTGCCAGGCCAAGGGACACTTTATCAGGATCTTGCTTCTTAATAGATGTTATTAGTGACTGAAGTCCACCCTATAAAACAAAGGATTACAAGGTTTTATACCCGCTAATACCAAAACCAAATGAGTTTAGCTGCAAACTAAGAgaacatttcatcaaacaaaaccaGATCATCTTTCACCAAACTTTTAAGAAATTGTCCATCAACTTGAAATAGAGTAGCGGTTTAATTCCTACGTACCTTGCCGTCAATCATAGTTGCATACAGCTCTGAACCCTTGTCTTTCAAGTCTGCTGGTATACTAGCCAATATCTTATCCTTATCGTCTATAGCCACCTGAAACAATTTCGTCAAAGAATTCAATCTTGTGCTTCCAACTATTCTTGCAAACATAATACAAATCACGAACTAAGTCTGTAACTTCAAAACCAACCAATCAAGAGTCTTTAATTACCTTTAGAGCTTTTTTGACATTGCTCTCCATGGTACCATAAGGCTTTCTTTGCGGAATTCTCAGAAGATATGATATATCTTCCAATGAAGCCTAAGCAACGAAAATAGAGTACACAACACAATGAGTAATCACTaattaccaaaaccaaaattaactaATATCAAGTCCAAGACAGTGTATGACAAGCCTGTATAGTCTTCATGCTTGGATTAGCAGGAATAGCCTTTCTTAGAGCAAGTTCACCAGTTCTTGGAACTTTCGTGTCCGGAGAATAAAGAACTGCCTCTGCAGGTGAAATGTAAGCAGAGTCTAGACCACCAAGCAAAGGCATTGGAGACCAAACTTGAACAAATATCAAAATCGTTGCAACTAATTTCTCGAGTTTCTTAGTTCCAGCTTCAAAAAGGTTCACCTTTGAATCAATTGAAGACTCGTAAGAATGTATAATTTCCTGCACTGCTGAAAAAAACTTTTCAGTAGACGAAAGTTTTTAtcactaaaaccctaaaaaatcgaATCTTCTGCCtagagatgaagaacaatataATAAGTAAGCCCTAATGTGACTATATTTTAAAACCTGACCTTAGTGTTACCAATCTTACTGGATGTAGAAAGCAAACGCATGCGGAAATCTCCAGAATTGGTTCGATTAAAGGGTAATTTGGGTTTTACTAAGAGTGATCTACGGTTGAGAGGTGAAGGGTGGAGAAATAAAATCCGGTGAGAGCCGATGgtggaagaagacaaagaagaagccattgatgttGTGAGTGAAAAGCTTTACAAGTTACAGAGAGACAAAaggattagagagagagaaggagcgATCTTGGCGCGCCTCATCTTCGATATGATTACGTGTATCTACATGAATGGATACACGTGGCTTCTTGTGAAGTTTAGAAAAACGTCGTGGTGTTTGTTTTTGCAGACTGCAGACGGCATTGCTTCTTGTATATTAACTCAACGTTTTGAGAATTCGCTTGTGCACGCTTTGCCGTGTCTGTGTGTTCGTTCTACGGAAAAAGTTTAGAAGTTAATAGTAGCTTTTTTAAGGCTTGGCCCAAACGTGGCCCAAGtagattaaaataataaataaagggGACAGATATTACATTGACGTGATGTGACAATGACTGGTCATTTAATGCCTCAACGATAAATCTACATAGACGACATTCTTGAAATTCACTCAAACAAAggtcgaattttttttttattttatcttttcgTTTACACAGTTTTGCTACTACTCTCCCACCTCCACGACGTTAGTTTTGTACCACTGTACCAGCGTTTGAAAACGCTAACGCATCAGTAAAAAGCTCTCATATCTTAATCACACACATACTAGAAGATTCACCGTTAATAATATGCTAaagcttttttatatataaatacaagaCTGTAaacgcaaccgcagcgtttttGCCTCTTTCATCAAAGCATCTGGTTCCGCTTCGCCTCCCCAGACGCCCACAACATACGTTTTGATGACTTACATTcgtaattaataatatatcacaATTATAGTTTTCAAACCTCCAGACTTGGACTACGTGCCGTTTCCTATATAACGAACCAAACACACAACGCTGCCGTTTTGTACGCCACGTCAACATCTCCAATCAAGACGGACTTCACGGGGTCCGGCGACGAGTTCACTAGGTTTCCTGAAAGACACGATATGGCTTCCGGCCATAAACGCCGTAACTCGCTCAGAGACTCGGATATCTTCCATCTTCAGCTCATGTAAACGCCGCACGTACTCCGGCACGTGTAAAAGATCCCAAACCACACACAAACCACCAGGCTTCACAACCCTAACAATCTCACCGAGAACTCTCATCCTCTCCGCCGCCGCTTCCACCGATTTCTGACCGTGCTCTTTCCCCACCGTGTGAACGAACACAGAAGACACCACCACGTCGAAGTAATTATCCCCAAACGGTAACGTCCTCACATCTCCTTCACGGCAAGTCACATACTCTTGAACACCTACGCGAATTTTTTCGAATCAATCTCAAATTCGATTTCACCAAATCGATTTAGGggaaaatgtttgtttgttgttaccTTCGAGTTTAGCAGTACGGAGAGTGGAGAGAGTAGTGCGTTTAGACCGGTCTAACCCGACGACCCGACCGGAGCTACCGGTTTTCTTAAGCTGCGTAGCGACGGCATTGAGGAGAATACCACGTCCACATCCGAGATCGAGAGCGGTTTTGACACAGGACCAGTCACCGACGGAGCTGACCATGCGTTGAGCCATCTCGTACTGAAGCGGAACATCGGAGTAGACGAAATTAGCGGCGGCGAAGAGGAGACAGACGGCGGAGAGAGCGGTGACAGCGCCAGTAAAACCGGCGGCTAACCTGGAAGCGCCGGAGAGGAAGAAGGAATCGAGGAAGAAGCAAATCTGGTCGAAGTAGATGAGGAAGAgaactgagagaagagagaagaagaaagcatgGAAGAGAAGGAAGACGAGTGTTTGCCATTGCTCGATTCCGTAGATGGCGTAGATCTGAGTCCAATCTCTGTTTCCGGCGGTTTtacccatttttttgttttcgaaatTCCGATCAAATCTGAGACGAGTcaagaagaacaaaatcagATCTATTAAGAATGAGTTCGTCACATTTTGAAATTTCGAATGGGCAAAGTAAGATAGTAAAGAACAAGTACCAGACGAACCAGAGACCGATGAAAACAAGATGTTTTCAGATCTCAGGAGTTTGAAGTTTTAGCAAATTCTTGAGGTGGAATAAGCAAAGCCAGCTGAGAGAATAAGAGTTAGATCAAGGAGGATGaactgatgaagaagatgtgaGGTCCGTTACAGGAACatggttgtgacttgtgagagagagagtgaacttatgaagaagaagaagaagaagaagaaaataaataaaagggaATTACGATAAAAAGGGTATTTTGCTAAAACTTTTGGTCTTACCTAGGGGTGTCAAACGGGCATGTCCGCGCCCGAACGGGCTGACCGTGACGGTCCCGTATTTTCAGTGATCCGCTGCGGACAGGTCCGCCACGGGCGGCGGGCAAAGTATCACTGCCCATGCCCGCTCCGCCTAGCTTTGCGGACTAACGGGCATGCCCGCGGGCATCTCTTCTTTAGAAAGATAATCACTTTCATACGATAAGATTCTGCAAGTTCCTCTTGAatattgtttttctctcttgtgCAAGGAGCCAACTTCAGTTTTAAGCTCTCTAACTCCTGCTCCAAGCTAGCTGTCCTATTAGAGCCATATCCAACAATATCTATGAGGTGAAGGGAAAAATAAGGTAGCATTCAATTGCTGAATAAGGAACTTAAATCTAATAAGGAAGTGGGATAGAAAATAAGACACCTCTGGAAATGCATCCGAGTAGCCACACCAAGAATTCTAGGTCCACCTTGTTGCATGCACAACTGTTCAATATCTTTCTATAGTTCACTACGCTCTAGTTATAA
The Camelina sativa cultivar DH55 chromosome 15, Cs, whole genome shotgun sequence DNA segment above includes these coding regions:
- the LOC104745857 gene encoding uncharacterized protein LOC104745857; its protein translation is MQVVRRRIPSGEGVEMPGRSETDRVRRRSHHGSGLRVRVACTCSGRPGSTKCARHGFAVPSDERLMRKASDGSKEVLRRALTPPIRRMNLRWLNFRPTPSRLCKMSSV
- the LOC104745856 gene encoding peptidyl-prolyl cis-trans isomerase CYP37, chloroplastic isoform X2, with amino-acid sequence MPLLGGLDSAYISPAEAVLYSPDTKVPRTGELALRKAIPANPSMKTIQASLEDISYLLRIPQRKPYGTMESNVKKALKVAIDDKDKILASIPADLKDKGSELYATMIDGKGGLQSLITSIKKQDPDKVSLGLAASLDTVAELELLQASGLSFLLPQQYLNYPKLAGRGTVEMTIEKGDGSTFSAEAGGDQRKSATIQIVIDGYSAPLTAGNFAKLVTSGAYDGVKLNTVNQAVITEDGSGKVESVSVPLEVMPSGQFEPLYRTPLSVQDGELPVLPLSVYGAVAMAHSENSEDYSSPYQFFFYLYDKRNSGLGGLSFDEGQFSVFGYTTAGRDILGQIKTGDVIKSAKLIEGQDRLILPAQNNNSST
- the LOC104745856 gene encoding peptidyl-prolyl cis-trans isomerase CYP37, chloroplastic isoform X1; protein product: MASSLSSSTIGSHRILFLHPSPLNRRSLLVKPKLPFNRTNSGDFRMRLLSTSSKIGNTKEIIHSYESSIDSKVNLFEAGTKKLEKLVATILIFVQVWSPMPLLGGLDSAYISPAEAVLYSPDTKVPRTGELALRKAIPANPSMKTIQASLEDISYLLRIPQRKPYGTMESNVKKALKVAIDDKDKILASIPADLKDKGSELYATMIDGKGGLQSLITSIKKQDPDKVSLGLAASLDTVAELELLQASGLSFLLPQQYLNYPKLAGRGTVEMTIEKGDGSTFSAEAGGDQRKSATIQIVIDGYSAPLTAGNFAKLVTSGAYDGVKLNTVNQAVITEDGSGKVESVSVPLEVMPSGQFEPLYRTPLSVQDGELPVLPLSVYGAVAMAHSENSEDYSSPYQFFFYLYDKRNSGLGGLSFDEGQFSVFGYTTAGRDILGQIKTGDVIKSAKLIEGQDRLILPAQNNNSST
- the LOC104745858 gene encoding uncharacterized protein LOC104745858; this translates as MGKTAGNRDWTQIYAIYGIEQWQTLVFLLFHAFFFSLLSVLFLIYFDQICFFLDSFFLSGASRLAAGFTGAVTALSAVCLLFAAANFVYSDVPLQYEMAQRMVSSVGDWSCVKTALDLGCGRGILLNAVATQLKKTGSSGRVVGLDRSKRTTLSTLRTAKLEGVQEYVTCREGDVRTLPFGDNYFDVVVSSVFVHTVGKEHGQKSVEAAAERMRVLGEIVRVVKPGGLCVVWDLLHVPEYVRRLHELKMEDIRVSERVTAFMAGSHIVSFRKPSELVAGPREVRLDWRC